A part of Candidatus Afararchaeum irisae genomic DNA contains:
- a CDS encoding 30S ribosomal protein S6e: MTDMQVIVSDTETGTSYQLEADVDDFVGSSVGETVDGSLVGLDGYEIEITGGSDDTGRPLRGDVEGREITEVLVSGGTGFNPSKEGERKRVTVRGGEIGDATAQLNTKIVEEGDESVESLLGLEESEDEETEEE; encoded by the coding sequence TTGACGGATATGCAGGTCATAGTCTCAGATACTGAAACCGGGACTTCGTACCAACTCGAAGCCGATGTCGACGACTTCGTCGGCTCGTCGGTAGGAGAGACAGTAGACGGATCTCTCGTCGGACTCGACGGCTACGAGATCGAGATAACCGGAGGAAGCGACGACACCGGAAGACCCCTCCGTGGAGACGTAGAGGGACGTGAGATTACCGAGGTACTCGTCTCGGGAGGCACGGGATTCAACCCCTCAAAGGAAGGCGAGAGAAAACGTGTCACCGTCAGAGGCGGAGAGATAGGCGACGCGACCGCACAGCTCAATACTAAGATAGTCGAAGAAGGCGACGAGTCGGTCGAGTCACTCCTCGGTCTTGAGGAGTCCGAGGACGAAGAGACAGAAGAAGAGTAG
- a CDS encoding helix-turn-helix domain-containing protein yields the protein MQTEHVDDSRSTASEVGARCDLYDASESVDIEGLYKYVFDLPRQSIDVCVYLSQTDGATVDEIADHLDASKSTANRVMRELVDKGVVEKRPVNLDEGGVVNLYYHQDVCDVKDCLVSELDSWYREAREVIEKVSEEKAAEVRD from the coding sequence ATGCAAACCGAACACGTAGACGACAGCCGAAGTACGGCGTCCGAGGTGGGTGCGAGATGTGACCTCTACGACGCCTCGGAGTCGGTCGACATAGAAGGGCTGTACAAGTACGTCTTCGACCTGCCGAGACAGAGCATAGACGTCTGTGTGTATCTGTCTCAGACAGACGGAGCCACAGTCGACGAGATCGCCGACCATCTCGACGCGAGCAAGAGCACTGCGAACCGTGTCATGAGGGAGCTAGTCGACAAGGGTGTGGTCGAGAAACGTCCTGTCAACTTAGACGAGGGTGGCGTCGTGAATCTGTACTACCACCAGGACGTCTGTGACGTGAAGGACTGTCTCGTGAGCGAACTCGACTCGTGGTACAGGGAGGCGAGAGAGGTCATAGAGAAAGTCTCAGAGGAGAAGGCGGCGGAGGTAAGAGACTAA